One window from the genome of Sphingomonas lacunae encodes:
- a CDS encoding alkylphosphonate utilization protein: protein MSDDDYIFDEDSGDWIPASEASAKAARAAEVEVRDAVGNLLADGDQVTLIKDLEVKGAGQTLKRGTLIKSIRLTGDQQEIDCRYDGIKGLVLRAEFVRKRQ from the coding sequence ATGAGCGACGATGACTATATCTTCGATGAAGACAGTGGCGATTGGATTCCAGCCTCGGAAGCTTCGGCCAAGGCAGCACGGGCTGCTGAGGTGGAAGTCCGAGATGCGGTTGGTAATCTGCTTGCCGATGGCGATCAGGTCACTTTGATCAAGGATCTCGAGGTCAAGGGAGCGGGGCAAACGCTCAAGCGAGGCACGCTGATCAAGTCAATTCGCCTGACTGGTGATCAGCAAGAGATTGATTGTCGCTATGATGGAATTAAGGGTTTGGTCTTGCGGGCAGAATTCGTCCGCAAGCGCCAATAG